In a genomic window of Helianthus annuus cultivar XRQ/B chromosome 10, HanXRQr2.0-SUNRISE, whole genome shotgun sequence:
- the LOC110884831 gene encoding chaperone protein dnaJ A7A, chloroplastic, protein MAIVPGGSTWVARWGMQPQLMSKASSANSSFMHLPRFSGNTKELASQCSAFCSQGSLHELYNIGSFGKSHHRRGGRLIVRAESDYYSVLGVSKNASKSEIKSAYRKLARSYHPDVNKEPGAEQKFKDISNAYEVLSDDEKRSIYDRYGEAGLKGAGVGTGDFSNPFDLFESLFDGLGGMGGMGGMGGRTTRNRATQGEDQGYNLVLNFKEAIFGVEKEIEVTRLESCGTCNGSGAKPGTSPSKCTTCGGQGQVVSSARTPLGVFQQVMTCSSCNGSGEISTPCNTCNGDGRVRKSKRISLKVPAGVDAGSRLRVRSEGNAGRKGGPPGDLFVMIDVLQDPVLKRDDTNILYTSKISYIDAILGTTLKVPTVDGMVDLKIPAGTQPGTTLVMAKKGVPILNKNNMRGDQLVRVQVEIPKRLSGEEKKLIEELSNLKKGKVPNSSGI, encoded by the exons ATGGCAATTGTTCCGGGAGGGAGTACATGGGTGGCTCGGTGGGGAATGCAACCTCAATTGATGTCCAAAGCGTCTTCCGCTAACAGTTCGTTTATGCATTTGCCTCG TTTCTCAGGCAATACAAAAGAGTTGGCATCACAGTGTTCCGCCTTCTGTTCACAAGGTTCTTTGCATGAACTATACAATATTGGGTCATTTGGTAAATCTCATCACCGAAGAGGTGGCCGCCTCATTGTTAGGGCTGAAAGT GATTATTATTCAGTACTTGGCGTGTCGAAGAATGCTAGCAAATCAGAAATAAAAAGTG CTTATAGGAAGCTTGCAAGGAGTTATCATCCTGATGTTAACAA GGAACCAGGAGCTGAACAAAAATTCAAGGATATTAGCAATGCTTATGAG GTTTTATCTGATGATGAAAAGCGATCCATATATGACAGATATGGGGAGGCTGGACTTAAAGGCGCTGGCGTTGGTACAGgg GATTTCAGCAACCCGTTTGATCTGTTTGAATCATTGTTTGACGGGTTGGGCGGCATGGGTGGAATGGGCGGCATGGGTGGAAGAACCACACGTAATAGGGCTACACAAGGCGAAGACCAAGGCTACAATCTGGTTTTAAACTTTAAAGAAGCCATATTCGGCGTTGAAAAAGAGATCGAAGTAACTCGTCTCGAGAGCTGTGGAACTTGCAACGGGTCCGGTGCCAAACCCGGGACCAGCCCGTCCAAATGCACCACATGTGGTGGTCAAGGTCAAGTCGTGTCTTCGGCTCGAACCCCGTTGGGAGTCTTTCAACAAGTCATGACCTGCTCGTCTTGTAACGGAAGCGGTGAAATCTCAACCCCTTGTAATACATGTAATGGGGACGGTCGTGTGAGAAAATCCAAACGAATCAGCCTCAAAGTGCCAGCTGGAGTCGATGCAGGCAGCCGTTTGCGGGTCCGGTCAGAGGGTAATGCAGGAAGAAAAGGCGGGCCCCCGGGTGACCTGTTTGTTATGATTGATGTCCTtcaagatcctgttttaaaacgAGACGACACAAATATTCTCTACACTAGCAAAATATCATATATTGATGCTATTTTGGGGACAACTCTGAAAGTCCCGACTGTCGATGGGATGGTAGATTTGAAAATCCCGGCCGGGACCCAGCCTGGAACGACACTTGTTATGGCCAAAAAGGGGGTCCCGATTCTGAACAAGAACAACATGAGGGGCGATCAACTGGTGAGAGTGCAAGTCGAAATACCAAAACGGTTGAGCGGGGAAGAAAAGAAGCTGATTGAAGAACTCTCAAACCTAAAGAAAGGTAAAGTTCCCAACAGCAGTGGTATATAA
- the LOC110884832 gene encoding probable nitronate monooxygenase: MGWRGILGFEYGIIQAPLGPDISGPELVAAVANAGAIGILRAPDWECPDYLRELIRKTKALTDKPFGVGIVLAFPHKENLKCVLEEKVALLQLYWGQVTKDVVADAHRAGVKVVPQIGSIEEAKHAADAGVDAIIVQGHEAGGHVIGQEALTALVPRVVDLVGSKGIPVIAAGGIVDERGYVAALALGAQGVCLGTRFLATEESYAHPEYKKKLVEMSETEYTNVYGRARWPGAPQRVLKTPFFLEWRNLPNHENEANQPVIGRSTIHGMEKEIRRFAGTVPNKTTTGDIENMVMYAGEGVGLINEILPAAQVVKRLVEGAQTLIQQRLTSSV, encoded by the exons atgGGTTGGAGAGGCATACTGGGTTTTGAGTACGGAATCATACAGGCACCTTTAGGACCAGATATCTCCGGCCCAGAACTTGTGGCTGCCGTCGCTAACGCCGGTGCTATCGGCATCCTCCGAGCTCCTGATTGG GAATGTCCAGATTATTTAAGGGAGCTTATAAGGAAGACAAAGGCTTTGACTGATAAGCCATTTGGAGTGGGTATTGTTTTGGCATTTCCTCACAAGGAGAATTTGAAGTGTGTGCTTGAAGAGAAGGTTGCGCTTTTGCAGCTTTATTGGGGCCAAGTAACAAAAGATGTGGTTGCTGATGCTCATCGAGCCGGGGTCAAGGTTGTTCCGCAG ATTGGAAGCATTGAAGAAGCAAAGCATGCTGCTGATGCAGGTGTCGATGCTATAATAGTTCAAGGTCACGAAGCAGGAGGCCACGTAATTGGTCAG GAAGCATTGACTGCGTTGGTACCACGAGTGGTCGATCTTGTTGGGTCTAAGGGTATACCGGTAATTGCTGCTGGTGGAATTGTCGATGAGCGAGGATACGTTGCTGCTTTGGCTCTCGGAGCGCAAGGTGTATGCTTAGGCACCAG GTTTCTTGCAACTGAGGAGAGCTATGCTCACCCAGAGTACAAAAAAAAGTTGGTCGAAATGAGCGAAACAGAGTATACAAACGTATATGGTCGTGCCAGGTGGCCAGGAGCACCTCAACGTGTCCTGAAAACGCCTTTCTTCTTGGAATGGCGAAATCTACCAAATCATGAGAACGAAGCTAATCAACCAGTTATTGGCCGTTCAACGATACATGGAATG GAGAAAGAGATCCGTCGGTTTGCGGGTACGGTTCCAAACAAGACAACAACAGGTGATATTGAAAACATGGTGATGTATGCAGGCGAAGGGGTTGGACTTATCAACGAAATCTTACCAGCTGCTCAAGTCGTAAAGAGACTCGTTGAAGGCGCTCAGACTTTGATCCAACAACGTTTAACATCTTCAGTTTGA